A single genomic interval of Desulfovibrio intestinalis harbors:
- the cobI gene encoding precorrin-2 C(20)-methyltransferase produces MTGVLYGVGVGPGAPDLLTLRAVNVLGKVDVILAAASPRNDYSAALETARPHLRPDVRMLRLEFPMTRDRAVLHEAWRVAAEETQKVLENGENAAFLTIGDPLVYSTFGYLMQTLKQRAPHLPVEIISGITSIQAAAARTGTILCENSESLRIIPGINSREELEKALDGADTAVILKAYRNLPAIVDALRATDRLDSCMLASHVEQPAERLRQGIDLEEGTPPYMSLVISRKPKK; encoded by the coding sequence ATGACAGGAGTTTTGTACGGCGTGGGCGTTGGGCCTGGCGCTCCGGATTTGCTGACGCTGCGGGCAGTGAATGTTCTTGGCAAGGTGGACGTGATACTGGCGGCGGCTTCGCCTCGCAATGACTATTCCGCCGCACTGGAAACGGCCCGGCCTCATCTGCGGCCCGACGTGCGCATGTTGCGTCTGGAATTTCCAATGACACGGGACCGTGCCGTGTTGCACGAGGCCTGGCGCGTGGCTGCCGAAGAAACGCAGAAGGTGCTGGAGAACGGTGAAAACGCCGCTTTTCTGACCATTGGCGACCCGCTGGTTTACAGCACCTTTGGCTACCTTATGCAGACTCTCAAGCAACGCGCGCCGCACCTGCCGGTTGAAATCATTTCCGGTATTACTTCCATTCAGGCCGCTGCCGCCCGCACAGGAACAATACTGTGTGAGAACAGTGAAAGCCTGCGTATCATCCCCGGCATCAACAGCCGCGAGGAGCTTGAAAAAGCGCTCGATGGCGCTGATACCGCCGTTATTCTCAAAGCCTACCGCAACCTTCCGGCCATAGTGGATGCCCTGCGCGCCACAGACCGCCTGGACTCCTGTATGCTGGCAAGCCATGTGGAACAGCCTGCCGAGCGGCTGCGTCAGGGCATAGACCTTGAAGAAGGCACGCCGCCCTACATGTCCTTGGTCATAAGCAGGAAGCCCAAAAAATAG